From a region of the Thiomicrorhabdus sp. genome:
- the alaS gene encoding alanine--tRNA ligase, with product MTSAELRKAFLDYFVKQNHTAIHSSPVVPGNDPTLLFTNAGMVQFKETFLGQEQRDYTRATSVQRCIRAGGKHNDLENVGYTARHHTFFEMLGNFSFGDYFKKEAIKFAWDFLTKELKLPEEKLWVTVFEEDDETADIWLKEMGISSERFSRCGAKDNFWQMGDTGPCGPCTEIFYDHGADVAGGPPGSPDEDGDRYIEIWNLVFMQFDRAADGTLTPLPKPSVDTGMGLERLAAVMQNVHNNYDIDLFQAIVKQAAKLTNQTDLTNNSLRVIADHIRSCAFTIVDGVLPSNEGRGYVLRRIIRRAIRHGYKLGMNDAFFYKLVPVLVEQMGEAYPELVKEQANVERALKLEEERFAETLENGMKLLEEYISTMQGKSIDGEIAFKLYDTYGFPLDLTADVAREKGLTVDEAGFEKSMEAQRERARSASNFAAQSAGKIDYSGETQFIGYTHDDADAKVMAIFVDGTSVDSIAEGTEAVVILDKTPFYAESGGQVGDAGSLTEGMNSFHIDSCQKQSKTFLHMGKVTAGSVSVGQVLHAQIDVDGRRSSERNHSATHLLHAALRTVLGTHVQQKGSLVTPDRLRFDFSHFEPIKPEQLLEVEKLVNKNIMLNNPVGTNEMDIESAKEKGAMALFGEKYGDVVRVVDMGDFSVELCGGTHVCSTGQIGPFRLLSETGIASGVRRIEAVTGEGAWAAIYEDDKTLLNVAASVKSDKNQVETKVAQLVADHKELEKQFKQLQSKMASSQGDDLANQAVKVGDVNILAAQLEGADVNTLRETLDKLKDKLAPAAIVLAAVDGEKVSLVAGVSKEATSTFKAGELVNHVAQQVGGKGGGRPDMAQAGGKDPSKLAEALASVQAWAESK from the coding sequence ATGACGAGTGCCGAACTCAGAAAAGCTTTTCTAGATTATTTCGTTAAGCAAAATCATACTGCGATTCATTCAAGTCCAGTAGTGCCTGGTAACGATCCTACGTTGCTATTCACCAACGCCGGAATGGTTCAGTTTAAAGAGACGTTTCTTGGTCAAGAACAGCGTGATTACACACGTGCTACGAGTGTACAGCGTTGTATTCGTGCCGGTGGTAAACACAATGACCTTGAAAACGTTGGTTATACTGCACGTCATCACACTTTCTTTGAAATGCTAGGTAACTTCAGTTTTGGTGATTACTTCAAAAAAGAAGCGATTAAGTTTGCTTGGGATTTTTTGACCAAGGAGCTAAAGCTTCCAGAGGAAAAACTCTGGGTAACCGTATTTGAAGAAGATGATGAAACTGCAGACATCTGGTTAAAAGAGATGGGTATTAGTTCTGAGCGTTTCTCACGTTGTGGTGCTAAAGATAATTTTTGGCAAATGGGGGACACGGGCCCTTGTGGACCTTGTACAGAAATCTTTTATGATCACGGTGCAGATGTAGCGGGAGGACCTCCTGGTTCGCCAGATGAAGATGGTGACCGTTATATTGAAATCTGGAACTTGGTTTTCATGCAATTTGACCGTGCCGCAGACGGTACTTTAACGCCTTTACCAAAACCTTCAGTGGACACTGGTATGGGGTTAGAGCGTTTAGCTGCTGTTATGCAGAATGTTCACAATAACTACGATATTGATTTGTTCCAAGCGATTGTGAAACAAGCCGCTAAACTGACAAACCAAACCGATTTAACCAATAACTCATTACGTGTTATCGCCGACCATATTCGTTCTTGTGCTTTTACGATTGTGGATGGAGTTTTACCTTCAAATGAAGGGCGTGGTTATGTATTGCGTCGTATTATTCGTCGAGCCATTCGTCATGGTTATAAGTTAGGTATGAACGATGCATTCTTCTATAAGTTAGTCCCTGTTTTGGTTGAACAGATGGGTGAAGCTTATCCGGAGCTAGTCAAAGAGCAGGCTAATGTTGAGCGTGCGCTGAAATTAGAAGAAGAGCGTTTTGCAGAAACACTTGAAAACGGTATGAAGTTATTAGAAGAGTATATCTCGACTATGCAGGGCAAATCGATTGATGGTGAGATAGCGTTTAAGCTTTATGACACTTATGGCTTCCCGTTAGATTTAACTGCTGATGTTGCCCGTGAAAAAGGCTTAACTGTTGATGAAGCTGGTTTTGAAAAGTCAATGGAAGCTCAGCGTGAACGTGCACGTTCTGCAAGTAATTTTGCGGCACAGTCTGCAGGTAAAATTGATTACTCTGGTGAAACGCAGTTTATTGGTTACACTCATGATGATGCCGATGCTAAAGTCATGGCGATTTTTGTGGATGGCACTTCCGTTGACTCTATTGCAGAGGGAACTGAAGCCGTTGTTATTCTAGATAAAACCCCTTTTTATGCTGAATCTGGTGGTCAAGTTGGTGATGCTGGTAGTTTGACTGAAGGAATGAACAGTTTCCATATTGATAGCTGCCAAAAGCAAAGCAAAACGTTTTTGCATATGGGTAAAGTGACTGCAGGCTCGGTTTCTGTAGGTCAAGTTTTACACGCTCAAATTGATGTTGATGGTCGTCGTTCATCAGAGCGTAATCACTCTGCAACACATTTATTGCATGCCGCTTTAAGAACGGTTTTAGGTACGCATGTACAGCAAAAAGGGTCTTTAGTTACTCCAGATCGTTTACGTTTTGACTTCTCACACTTTGAGCCAATTAAACCAGAGCAGTTACTTGAAGTTGAAAAGCTGGTTAACAAAAACATTATGCTTAACAATCCTGTTGGCACCAATGAGATGGACATTGAATCGGCTAAAGAGAAAGGTGCTATGGCACTGTTTGGCGAGAAATACGGTGATGTTGTTCGTGTGGTTGATATGGGTGACTTCTCGGTAGAGCTTTGTGGTGGAACTCATGTTTGTTCTACCGGTCAAATTGGCCCGTTTAGATTACTTTCTGAAACAGGTATTGCCTCTGGTGTTCGCCGTATTGAAGCAGTAACCGGTGAGGGTGCATGGGCAGCGATTTATGAAGATGACAAAACGTTATTAAATGTAGCGGCTTCGGTTAAATCTGATAAAAACCAAGTTGAAACAAAAGTAGCTCAATTGGTTGCCGACCATAAAGAGCTAGAAAAACAGTTTAAGCAGTTGCAATCAAAAATGGCCTCGTCACAAGGTGACGATTTAGCAAATCAAGCTGTAAAAGTTGGTGATGTAAATATTCTAGCGGCTCAACTAGAGGGTGCAGATGTCAATACACTTCGTGAAACGCTTGATAAGTTAAAAGACAAGTTAGCACCAGCCGCAATTGTATTGGCAGCAGTAGATGGTGAAAAAGTGTCTTTAGTTGCTGGTGTTTCTAAAGAAGCAACCAGTACCTTTAAAGCGGGAGAGCTTGTTAACCATGTTGCACAACAAGTTGGCGGTAAAGGTGGTGGACGTCCAGATATGGCACAAGCTGGCGGTAAAGATCCAAGTAAGCTTGCAGAAGCATTAGCTTCTGTACAGGCCTGGGCAGAGTCAAAATAA
- a CDS encoding regulatory protein RecX produces MKNAEEFLAELAMKSGADLGIEPSPRSAIEKAEFLPLSSEDKSTAELAKKIEAKAVALLAMREHGSKELKQKLLAKFPETSELLADYAEQPGLVNLLVTDVLTLCQENNWQSDERYVEQAVRNYVDKGHGPQKIRQKLQQACYNNDLISAALDWDESDWAELAQQALEKKYGSCKKPTEQKEQARRMRFLQSRGFAQSTIWKAFR; encoded by the coding sequence TTGAAAAATGCAGAAGAGTTTTTAGCAGAGTTAGCCATGAAATCAGGAGCGGATTTAGGGATTGAGCCTAGTCCGCGTTCTGCTATTGAAAAAGCTGAATTTTTACCTCTATCTTCAGAGGATAAAAGCACTGCTGAGCTTGCTAAAAAAATTGAAGCCAAAGCCGTTGCATTATTGGCGATGCGTGAGCATGGCTCTAAAGAGTTAAAACAGAAGTTATTAGCTAAATTTCCAGAAACTTCTGAGTTGTTGGCAGATTATGCAGAACAACCAGGCCTGGTAAATTTATTGGTGACTGATGTGTTAACACTTTGCCAAGAAAATAATTGGCAAAGTGATGAGCGTTATGTTGAACAAGCTGTTCGGAATTATGTTGATAAAGGGCATGGCCCGCAAAAAATCAGACAAAAATTACAACAAGCTTGTTACAACAACGATTTAATTTCAGCCGCTTTAGATTGGGATGAATCGGATTGGGCAGAACTTGCTCAGCAAGCGCTAGAAAAAAAATATGGTAGCTGTAAAAAGCCAACAGAACAAAAAGAACAGGCAAGACGCATGCGTTTTTTACAAAGCCGTGGTTTTGCTCAGAGTACGATTTGGAAAGCGTTCCGTTGA
- the recA gene encoding recombinase RecA has protein sequence MDENKQKALAAALGQIEKQFGKGSIMRMGDSTVPRDIEAVSTGSLGLDMALGIGGLPKGRVVEIYGPESSGKTTLTLHVIAEMQKAGGTAAFIDAEHALDPIYAEKLGVDVDNLLVSQPDTGEQALEITDSLVRSGAVDVVVVDSVAALTPKAEIEGDMGDSHMGLQARLMSQALRKLTANIKRTNTLVIFINQIRMKIGVMFGNPETTTGGNALKFYASVRLDIRRIGAIKKGDEILGNETRVKVVKNKVSPPFKQVEFDILYGQGISREGEIIDLGVKEKLIEKSGSWYAYNGAKIGQGKDNVRQYLIDNPEIAAELMDKIKIATMPQPKVKADAEEAAE, from the coding sequence ATGGATGAGAATAAGCAAAAAGCATTAGCCGCTGCACTAGGCCAAATTGAGAAGCAATTTGGTAAAGGTTCAATTATGCGTATGGGCGACAGCACTGTACCACGTGATATTGAAGCAGTTTCGACTGGTTCTTTAGGGCTAGATATGGCGTTGGGTATAGGCGGTTTGCCAAAAGGACGTGTTGTTGAAATTTATGGTCCAGAATCATCAGGTAAAACCACATTAACTTTACACGTAATTGCCGAGATGCAAAAAGCAGGTGGAACAGCGGCGTTTATTGATGCAGAGCACGCTTTGGATCCAATCTATGCTGAAAAACTTGGCGTTGATGTTGATAACTTATTGGTTTCTCAGCCAGATACAGGTGAGCAAGCGTTAGAAATTACCGATTCTTTAGTACGTTCTGGTGCGGTAGATGTTGTGGTGGTTGACTCGGTTGCCGCTTTAACACCTAAAGCAGAAATTGAAGGTGATATGGGTGACTCTCATATGGGTCTTCAAGCTCGTTTAATGTCTCAAGCGTTACGTAAGTTAACGGCAAATATTAAGCGTACTAATACACTGGTTATTTTTATCAACCAGATTCGTATGAAAATTGGTGTTATGTTTGGTAACCCTGAAACCACAACGGGTGGTAATGCACTTAAATTTTATGCGTCAGTTCGTTTAGATATTCGCCGTATTGGTGCTATCAAAAAAGGCGATGAAATCTTAGGGAATGAAACTCGAGTTAAAGTGGTTAAAAACAAAGTTTCTCCGCCATTTAAACAAGTTGAATTTGATATTCTTTATGGTCAAGGTATCTCCCGTGAAGGTGAGATTATTGACTTAGGTGTTAAAGAGAAGTTGATTGAAAAATCTGGTTCTTGGTATGCCTACAACGGCGCAAAAATTGGTCAGGGTAAAGATAATGTACGTCAGTACTTAATTGATAACCCAGAGATTGCCGCAGAATTAATGGATAAAATTAAGATAGCGACAATGCCACAGCCAAAAGTTAAGGCTGATGCTGAAGAAGCGGCTGAGTAA
- a CDS encoding CinA family protein — protein sequence MKFELLVSQVGQRLIEHGAMVVTAESCTGGMIAEALTSIGGSTAWFDRAYITYSYESKTEMLGVNESTLQKSGAVSQQCVEEMVLGALQQSHANVSVACSGIAGPGGGSVDKPVGTVWLAWAVQGQTEVVSQQFNFDGDREAVREQTTEAALEGILRLLN from the coding sequence GTGAAGTTTGAGTTATTGGTATCTCAAGTGGGGCAGAGATTAATTGAGCATGGTGCAATGGTGGTAACGGCCGAATCTTGTACCGGCGGCATGATAGCAGAAGCCTTAACTTCAATTGGTGGTAGTACCGCGTGGTTTGACCGAGCTTATATTACCTATAGTTATGAATCTAAAACTGAAATGTTGGGTGTTAATGAATCAACCTTGCAAAAATCTGGTGCAGTTAGCCAGCAGTGCGTTGAAGAAATGGTGTTAGGTGCTTTGCAACAATCACATGCCAATGTGAGTGTGGCTTGTAGTGGTATTGCTGGCCCGGGTGGTGGCTCAGTAGATAAGCCTGTTGGTACTGTTTGGCTAGCATGGGCTGTGCAGGGGCAGACCGAAGTGGTTTCACAACAATTTAATTTTGATGGAGACCGAGAAGCGGTTCGAGAACAAACAACAGAAGCGGCTTTAGAAGGGATTTTGAGGTTGCTTAATTAA
- the mutS gene encoding DNA mismatch repair protein MutS, giving the protein MTKSSHTPMMQQFLAIKEQHPNHLLFYRMGDFYELFFDDAKKASELLEITLTARGKSGGEPIPMAGIPHHSAEGYLAKLVKLGESIAICEQVGDPATSKGPVERKVVRVITPGTLVEEALLEDRHENLLVTITQQDQHYGIAYLEVSSGRFETAQLDSLNQLLSEVERLKPSELLVPDDDLFREQLPESLLKRPGLVRYPSWHFDVASCRKRLITHFQTQDLVAYGCEKNNASISASGVILHYAQSMLQSDLSYISSLHSYQTTDTLVLDAISRRNLEIDTNLSGGSNNTLAAILDNTATAMGSRLLKRWLNQPLRNREIINQRLDAIDTIITNHKDDELRQTLKHVGDMERILSRVALRSARPRDCLHIGRTLNALPEFQTQLADLNDSTKLTELAHQMSTFPELSELLDKAIIDNPPMLIRDGGVIAKGYDAELDELRNLKNEAGDYLLALEKRERERTGIQGLKVGYNRVHGYYIEISKLHSEQVPADYIRRQTLKGQERYIIPELKTFEDKILSAGEKALSREKWLYQELLETLNTELVKLQSCANALAELDVLVNLAQQAVRLNLTRPVLTNSPGLVIEQGRHLTVEAVSTEPFIPNDALFNEDRQLHIITGPNMGGKSTYMRQTALITLMAFMGSYVPADKAELGPIDRIFTRIGASDDLTSGRSTFMVEMTETANILHHASENSLILMDEVGRGTSTFDGLALAWAIAEHIAQNVKGYCLFATHYFELTSLAEQFTNTINVHLDAIEHQDSIVFLHQVQDGPASQSYGLQVAALAGVPQNVIQLAQQHLVQLENQAASQKSASPSLQSASSQNNKAAEPIQQFDMFSYQANPALEQIEQLLQEVDPNELTPRMALDKVYQLKALLKK; this is encoded by the coding sequence ATGACAAAATCCTCACACACACCAATGATGCAGCAGTTCTTGGCAATTAAAGAACAACACCCAAATCATCTTCTGTTTTATAGAATGGGGGATTTTTATGAGCTGTTTTTTGATGATGCAAAAAAGGCTTCAGAACTATTGGAGATTACCCTCACTGCACGCGGCAAATCTGGTGGTGAGCCAATCCCTATGGCAGGTATTCCACATCATTCTGCTGAGGGTTATTTAGCCAAACTGGTTAAATTAGGTGAGTCAATCGCGATTTGTGAACAAGTTGGAGACCCTGCAACCAGCAAAGGCCCAGTTGAGCGTAAAGTGGTCAGAGTCATTACCCCAGGCACGCTGGTTGAAGAGGCTTTGCTTGAAGACCGACACGAAAACTTACTGGTTACCATCACTCAACAAGACCAACACTATGGTATTGCTTATTTAGAAGTTTCTAGCGGACGATTTGAAACTGCTCAACTCGATTCTTTAAACCAATTATTGTCAGAAGTAGAGCGTTTAAAGCCCTCTGAACTGTTAGTGCCAGATGATGATCTATTTAGAGAACAATTACCTGAAAGCCTACTGAAAAGACCAGGCCTGGTAAGATACCCTAGTTGGCATTTTGATGTTGCTAGTTGCCGTAAACGCCTAATCACCCATTTTCAAACACAAGACTTAGTCGCCTATGGCTGCGAAAAAAACAATGCTTCAATTAGTGCATCGGGCGTCATTTTGCACTATGCCCAAAGTATGTTGCAAAGTGACTTAAGCTATATTTCAAGCCTTCATAGTTATCAAACTACCGATACCTTGGTACTCGATGCAATTAGCCGCCGCAATTTAGAAATTGATACCAATTTAAGCGGTGGCAGCAACAATACCCTAGCGGCAATTTTAGATAATACCGCCACGGCAATGGGTAGTCGTCTATTAAAACGTTGGCTTAATCAGCCACTTAGAAATCGTGAGATAATTAATCAGCGTTTAGATGCCATTGACACCATCATTACTAATCATAAAGACGACGAACTTCGCCAAACGTTAAAACACGTTGGCGATATGGAGCGAATTTTAAGCCGTGTTGCATTACGCTCTGCCCGCCCTCGTGATTGCTTACATATTGGCCGTACCTTAAATGCTTTACCAGAGTTTCAAACTCAATTAGCAGATTTAAACGATTCAACAAAACTGACTGAACTCGCTCATCAAATGAGCACCTTTCCAGAGTTATCTGAGCTATTAGACAAAGCAATTATTGATAACCCTCCTATGCTGATTAGAGATGGTGGTGTGATTGCCAAAGGTTATGATGCCGAGTTGGATGAACTGCGCAATTTAAAAAATGAAGCAGGTGATTATCTATTAGCATTAGAAAAACGTGAACGTGAACGCACGGGGATTCAGGGATTAAAAGTCGGTTATAACCGAGTACACGGTTACTACATTGAAATCAGCAAACTGCATAGTGAGCAAGTACCTGCTGACTATATACGCCGTCAAACCTTAAAAGGCCAAGAACGCTATATTATTCCTGAACTTAAAACCTTTGAAGACAAGATTTTAAGTGCCGGCGAAAAAGCACTATCACGTGAAAAATGGTTATACCAGGAACTTCTTGAAACCTTAAACACTGAGCTTGTAAAACTGCAAAGCTGTGCAAATGCTCTTGCCGAACTCGATGTATTAGTTAACCTTGCACAACAAGCAGTACGTTTAAATTTAACTCGTCCTGTTTTAACCAATTCACCAGGCCTGGTAATTGAACAAGGTCGCCATTTAACGGTTGAAGCCGTTTCAACAGAACCGTTTATTCCAAACGACGCCCTCTTTAATGAAGACCGACAACTGCATATTATCACTGGGCCAAATATGGGCGGTAAATCCACCTATATGCGTCAAACTGCGTTAATTACCTTAATGGCATTTATGGGAAGTTATGTGCCAGCCGATAAAGCTGAGCTTGGGCCAATTGACCGAATCTTTACTCGTATTGGGGCTTCAGATGACCTGACTTCTGGGCGTTCTACCTTTATGGTTGAGATGACAGAAACCGCTAATATATTGCATCACGCTAGCGAAAACTCGCTGATATTAATGGATGAAGTCGGTAGAGGAACCTCTACTTTTGATGGTTTAGCGTTAGCTTGGGCCATTGCAGAGCACATAGCCCAAAACGTTAAAGGCTACTGTTTATTTGCCACCCATTATTTTGAATTAACCAGCCTTGCCGAACAATTTACAAACACCATTAATGTACATTTAGATGCCATTGAACACCAAGACAGTATTGTATTTTTACACCAGGTGCAAGATGGTCCTGCTTCACAAAGTTATGGTTTACAAGTTGCCGCTTTGGCAGGTGTTCCACAAAACGTTATTCAACTAGCTCAACAACATCTAGTGCAGTTAGAAAATCAAGCAGCGAGTCAAAAGTCGGCATCACCGTCATTGCAGTCAGCAAGCAGCCAAAATAATAAAGCCGCTGAACCTATTCAACAATTTGATATGTTTAGTTATCAGGCTAACCCAGCATTAGAACAAATTGAGCAGCTACTGCAAGAAGTGGATCCCAATGAGTTAACGCCCAGAATGGCTTTAGATAAGGTCTATCAACTTAAAGCACTGTTAAAAAAATAA
- a CDS encoding diguanylate cyclase, producing MTMLDVVGLRKNLIRRYVLALFLIALLSTLAFTGLITAIKGSDNSAYLVNISGKQRMLSQAIVLDVYRIKAVREKMTNNSDYDLNKELIIFSNRLKRNISEMGAANHQLSTGNFLSHGNSVLSPELNELYFGSAQLAKEVDNFLALAQKLNKEVVVGQGIEKIAHLSQLSLLLLPELDKAVKIYQKEGENKLASLKTVEMLVWLLTIIVLLFEALFIFQPLVRRITEFANKHSGNKRELEYQVELRTLKLERANQRLEDLASHDALTGLQNRLNLEQNVERIVELHKKYSTPFAVLMIDVDWFKSVNDDYGHEAGDFVLKECAQMLIKSVRQTDLIYRAGGEEFVILFESISLDEAKGKAEEIRQTFEKHIFKYRNFEIKKTISIGVYHSDLGSVQNFKSIYKMADDALYHSKAIGRNRVTFCERSTIQVMEDAHHKKGNSVFIRFDANSFRELDNTRRLKNTDGCIKPCEVSENVLELMGVQASRLIDGEHCIREFLHPDDFDVVTKFAETGLELAELSQKYKFQTLLWQSSFRILNVVGDVKITSLEVYFEPGKVQGSLGSLKLELFESQSIHSAFGDSLLVFNFHAMLENTNDYIYFKDRYHVFTAASKTLVKLTKVQDRAELVGKTDYDVFPREYADKYFKLEKQVFSGEVEVAQEYQPTLDDEGNKGWVDNRKYPIKDQNGQIIGLFGIARAMSDREHEYLLEVSSSD from the coding sequence ATGACCATGCTAGATGTAGTTGGACTACGTAAAAATTTAATAAGACGTTATGTCTTGGCTTTATTTTTAATCGCATTGCTTTCTACTCTTGCGTTTACTGGCCTGATAACGGCCATTAAAGGTTCAGATAATTCTGCCTATTTGGTTAATATTTCAGGTAAACAACGTATGCTTAGCCAAGCTATTGTTTTAGATGTTTATCGAATTAAGGCCGTACGTGAAAAGATGACCAATAATTCTGATTATGATTTAAACAAAGAGTTAATTATTTTTAGTAATCGTTTAAAAAGAAATATTAGTGAGATGGGTGCGGCTAATCATCAGTTGAGTACGGGTAACTTTTTAAGCCATGGTAATAGTGTTTTGTCACCTGAATTAAATGAGCTGTATTTTGGTTCAGCCCAACTTGCAAAAGAGGTTGATAATTTTTTAGCTTTAGCTCAAAAGTTGAATAAAGAGGTTGTTGTTGGTCAAGGGATTGAAAAAATTGCTCACTTAAGTCAACTGTCGCTTTTGCTTTTACCAGAGCTTGATAAAGCCGTCAAAATATATCAAAAAGAGGGTGAGAATAAACTCGCATCTCTTAAGACGGTAGAAATGCTTGTTTGGTTGTTGACCATTATTGTTCTGTTGTTTGAAGCGCTTTTTATTTTTCAGCCATTGGTTCGTAGAATCACAGAGTTTGCTAATAAGCATAGTGGAAATAAGCGTGAGCTTGAATACCAAGTAGAGTTACGAACATTAAAGTTAGAACGTGCAAATCAAAGATTAGAAGATTTGGCTTCGCATGATGCTTTAACTGGACTACAAAATCGATTGAACCTAGAGCAAAATGTTGAGCGAATTGTTGAACTGCACAAAAAATATAGCACTCCATTTGCGGTCTTAATGATTGATGTTGACTGGTTTAAGTCAGTAAATGATGATTATGGTCACGAAGCTGGAGATTTTGTATTAAAAGAGTGTGCTCAAATGTTAATTAAATCAGTTCGTCAAACGGATTTAATTTATAGAGCAGGTGGGGAAGAGTTTGTTATTTTGTTTGAAAGCATCTCTTTAGATGAAGCAAAAGGCAAAGCTGAAGAGATCCGCCAAACATTTGAAAAACATATATTTAAATATCGTAATTTTGAAATTAAAAAAACCATTAGTATTGGTGTTTATCACTCTGATTTAGGTTCGGTTCAAAATTTTAAATCCATCTATAAGATGGCTGACGATGCTCTTTATCATAGTAAAGCCATAGGCCGTAACCGAGTCACTTTTTGTGAGAGAAGCACTATACAAGTTATGGAAGATGCTCACCATAAAAAAGGTAATTCTGTCTTTATTCGTTTTGATGCGAATAGTTTTAGGGAACTTGATAATACCCGCAGACTTAAAAACACGGATGGCTGTATTAAGCCTTGTGAAGTAAGTGAAAACGTTTTGGAGTTAATGGGGGTTCAAGCGAGCAGGTTAATTGATGGAGAGCATTGTATAAGAGAGTTTTTACACCCTGATGATTTTGACGTAGTTACAAAGTTTGCCGAAACCGGTTTGGAATTGGCTGAATTAAGTCAAAAATATAAATTTCAGACACTTTTATGGCAATCTTCTTTTAGAATTTTAAATGTTGTTGGAGATGTAAAAATTACTAGTTTAGAAGTCTATTTTGAACCAGGTAAAGTTCAAGGTTCGTTAGGTTCGCTTAAGCTAGAGTTGTTTGAGAGTCAAAGTATTCATTCTGCATTTGGAGATTCCTTATTGGTCTTTAATTTTCATGCAATGTTAGAAAATACTAACGACTACATTTACTTTAAAGACCGCTACCATGTCTTTACCGCGGCAAGTAAAACGTTAGTGAAACTGACAAAAGTACAAGACCGAGCTGAGTTGGTCGGTAAAACCGATTATGATGTCTTTCCAAGAGAATATGCCGATAAGTATTTTAAACTTGAAAAACAGGTTTTTAGTGGTGAGGTCGAAGTGGCTCAAGAGTACCAGCCAACCTTAGATGATGAGGGTAATAAAGGCTGGGTAGATAATCGCAAATATCCAATTAAAGATCAAAATGGCCAAATCATCGGACTATTTGGTATCGCCAGAGCGATGTCAGATCGAGAGCATGAGTATCTGCTTGAAGTTAGTTCGAGTGACTAA